Proteins co-encoded in one Actinobacillus succinogenes 130Z genomic window:
- the sspA gene encoding stringent starvation protein SspA — MTSAANKRSVMTLFSNKSDIYCHQVRIVLAEKGVAYETENVDPQAVSEELMELNPYGSLPTLVDRDLVLYNSRIIMEYLDERFPHPPLMPVYPVDRGKKRLLMMRIEQDWYPTLEKAEKGTGAERTEALKHLKEEFLAIAPIFNQYSYFMNDEFGLVDCYIAPLLWKLKELGVEFTGAGSKALKGYMERIFTRDSFMQSIGSVAPKNLMDDK; from the coding sequence ATGACCAGTGCGGCAAATAAACGTTCAGTAATGACACTTTTTTCTAATAAATCGGATATTTATTGCCATCAGGTACGTATAGTTTTAGCAGAAAAAGGTGTTGCTTACGAAACGGAAAATGTCGATCCCCAAGCTGTATCTGAAGAATTAATGGAATTAAATCCTTACGGTTCGTTGCCAACATTAGTTGATCGCGATCTGGTACTTTATAATTCGCGCATTATTATGGAATATTTAGACGAACGTTTTCCTCATCCGCCGTTAATGCCGGTTTATCCGGTTGACCGCGGTAAAAAACGTTTGCTGATGATGCGTATTGAGCAGGATTGGTATCCTACGCTCGAAAAAGCGGAAAAAGGTACGGGAGCGGAACGTACGGAAGCGTTAAAACACCTAAAAGAGGAGTTTTTAGCCATTGCTCCGATTTTTAACCAATATTCATATTTTATGAACGACGAATTCGGTTTGGTTGACTGTTATATCGCGCCGTTGCTTTGGAAATTAAAAGAGTTAGGGGTGGAATTTACCGGCGCAGGCAGTAAAGCGTTGAAAGGTTATATGGAACGTATTTTTACCCGCGATTCTTTCATGCAGTCTATCGGTAGTGTGGCGCCGAAAAATTTAATGGATGATAAATAA
- the rplM gene encoding 50S ribosomal protein L13 — protein MKTFVAKPETVKRDWYVVDATGKTLGRLATELARRLRGKHKAEYTPHVDTGDYIIVINADKVAVTGRKETDKVYYWHTGYVGGIKQATFKEMIARRPEAVIEIAVKGMLPKGPLGRAMFRKLKVYAGAQHEHTAQQPQVLDI, from the coding sequence ATGAAAACTTTTGTAGCAAAACCGGAAACAGTTAAACGTGACTGGTATGTAGTAGATGCGACAGGTAAAACGTTAGGTCGTTTGGCAACCGAATTAGCGCGTCGTCTTCGTGGTAAACATAAAGCAGAGTACACTCCGCACGTAGATACCGGTGATTACATCATCGTTATCAATGCGGATAAAGTTGCAGTGACGGGTCGTAAAGAAACCGATAAAGTTTACTACTGGCACACAGGCTATGTAGGTGGTATCAAACAAGCGACTTTTAAAGAAATGATTGCTCGCCGTCCGGAAGCAGTGATTGAGATTGCAGTTAAAGGTATGTTGCCGAAAGGTCCTTTAGGCCGTGCAATGTTCCGTAAACTGAAAGTATACGCAGGTGCACAACATGAACACACTGCGCAACAACCACAAGTTTTAGATATCTAA
- a CDS encoding ClpXP protease specificity-enhancing factor — MEFNSSPKRPYLLRAYYDWVLDNGFTPYLVVDATYYGVDVPQEYVKDGQIVLNLSEGAVGNLALGNDAIEFSARFQGISRNLYIPMGAAMAIYARENGDGVMFEPEPVYDELDKTQILPQRSAAEKQKEKSAPKKTSSGKKSASHLRIIK; from the coding sequence ATGGAATTTAATTCTTCACCTAAGCGTCCTTATCTGTTGCGCGCTTATTACGATTGGGTGCTGGACAACGGCTTTACCCCTTATCTTGTGGTTGACGCCACTTATTACGGTGTAGATGTACCGCAGGAATATGTTAAAGACGGGCAGATCGTACTGAATCTTTCGGAAGGTGCGGTGGGTAATCTGGCATTAGGTAATGACGCGATTGAATTTAGTGCGCGTTTTCAAGGCATTTCCCGTAATTTATATATTCCGATGGGCGCGGCAATGGCCATTTACGCTCGTGAAAACGGTGACGGTGTAATGTTTGAACCCGAACCGGTTTATGATGAATTGGATAAAACGCAAATTCTACCGCAAAGAAGTGCGGCGGAAAAACAGAAAGAAAAATCTGCACCGAAAAAAACGTCATCGGGTAAGAAATCCGCCTCACATTTGCGTATCATCAAATAG
- a CDS encoding diaminobutyrate--2-oxoglutarate transaminase, translating into MTITTPIQAVLASNQHFLDRQDAMESNVRSYPRKLPFAYAKAHGCWVTDVEGNEYLDFLAGAGTLALGHNHPVLMQSIKDVLDSGLPLHTLDLTTPIKDAFTEELLSFFPKDQYLLQFTGPSGADANEAAIKLAKTYTGRGNIIAFSGGFHGMTHGALSLTGNLGAKNAVQNLMPGVQFMPYPHEYRCPFGIGGEAGAKAVERYFENFIEDVESGVVKPAAVILEAIQGEGGVVPAPISFLQKVREVTKKHGILMIVDEVQAGFCRSGKMFAFEHAGIEPDIVVMSKAIGGSLPLAVLAIRKEFDAWQPAGHTGTFRGNQLAMATGYASLKIMRKENLAQNAQERGEYLTRALRELSKTYPCIGNVRGRGLMMGIDIVDERRPADSTGAYPQDAELAVVIQKACFDNKLLLERGGRSGNVVRILCAVNISQSECEEFIKRFKQSVAEALKAVRG; encoded by the coding sequence ATGACAATTACCACGCCTATTCAAGCCGTTCTTGCTTCCAACCAACATTTTTTAGATCGCCAAGATGCAATGGAATCCAACGTTCGCAGTTATCCGCGCAAACTACCTTTTGCCTATGCCAAAGCGCACGGTTGCTGGGTAACGGATGTTGAAGGAAACGAATATCTCGACTTTTTAGCCGGCGCAGGCACATTGGCATTAGGGCATAATCACCCGGTATTAATGCAATCCATTAAAGACGTGTTAGACAGCGGTTTACCGCTGCATACGCTGGATTTAACCACACCGATAAAAGACGCTTTCACTGAAGAATTATTGTCGTTCTTCCCGAAAGATCAATATCTTTTACAATTTACCGGTCCGTCCGGCGCCGACGCCAACGAAGCGGCGATTAAGTTAGCCAAAACCTATACCGGTCGCGGCAATATCATCGCCTTTTCCGGCGGCTTCCACGGCATGACCCACGGCGCATTATCCTTAACCGGTAATTTAGGTGCGAAAAACGCAGTACAAAATCTGATGCCGGGCGTGCAATTTATGCCCTATCCCCACGAATACCGTTGCCCGTTCGGTATCGGCGGCGAAGCGGGTGCCAAAGCGGTCGAACGCTATTTTGAAAATTTCATTGAAGACGTCGAAAGCGGCGTAGTTAAACCGGCAGCCGTGATCTTAGAAGCTATTCAGGGTGAAGGCGGCGTAGTGCCGGCACCGATTTCGTTCTTACAAAAAGTCCGTGAAGTCACGAAAAAACACGGTATTTTAATGATTGTAGACGAAGTGCAGGCCGGTTTCTGCCGCAGCGGCAAAATGTTCGCCTTCGAACACGCCGGTATCGAGCCGGATATCGTGGTAATGTCCAAAGCTATCGGCGGTAGCTTACCGTTAGCGGTTTTGGCTATCCGTAAAGAATTCGATGCCTGGCAGCCCGCCGGTCACACCGGCACCTTCCGCGGCAACCAATTAGCCATGGCGACGGGTTATGCTTCCCTGAAAATCATGCGTAAAGAAAATCTGGCGCAAAATGCACAGGAACGCGGCGAATACTTAACTCGCGCCCTACGCGAATTAAGCAAAACTTACCCTTGCATCGGTAACGTGCGCGGACGCGGTTTAATGATGGGTATCGACATTGTGGACGAACGCCGACCGGCCGACAGCACCGGCGCTTATCCGCAGGATGCCGAATTAGCCGTCGTGATTCAAAAAGCCTGTTTCGACAATAAATTATTGTTAGAACGCGGCGGACGCAGCGGCAACGTCGTGCGCATCCTTTGCGCGGTGAATATCTCGCAATCCGAATGCGAAGAATTCATTAAACGTTTCAAACAATCCGTCGCGGAGGCGTTAAAAGCGGTACGCGGTTAA
- the rpsI gene encoding 30S ribosomal protein S9, with amino-acid sequence MTAANQNYGTGRRKSSSARVFIKPGNGKITINQRSLEVYFGRETSRMIVRQPLELVELTDKLDLYITVKGGGISGQAGAIRHGITRALMEYDESLRPALRAAGFVTRDARRVERKKVGLHKARRRPQYSKR; translated from the coding sequence ATGACAGCAGCAAATCAAAACTACGGCACAGGTCGCCGCAAAAGCTCTTCAGCTCGTGTATTTATCAAACCGGGCAATGGTAAAATCACCATTAACCAACGTTCTTTAGAAGTGTACTTCGGTCGTGAAACTTCACGTATGATCGTTCGTCAGCCTTTAGAGTTGGTTGAATTAACTGATAAATTAGACCTTTACATCACAGTTAAAGGCGGTGGTATTTCAGGTCAGGCAGGTGCGATCCGTCACGGTATCACACGTGCATTAATGGAATATGACGAGTCTTTACGTCCGGCATTACGCGCAGCAGGTTTCGTCACCCGCGATGCTCGTCGTGTCGAACGTAAAAAAGTGGGTTTACACAAAGCCCGTCGTCGTCCGCAATACTCAAAACGTTAA